Proteins from one Chitinophaga oryzae genomic window:
- the gldE gene encoding gliding motility-associated protein GldE: protein MSCLLQVNTPIATPNMVVFLLVIFVILLLTFIVSGAEVAFFSLNYKDLNVLKTRQNTSGKLITKLLEKPKSLLASLQIAGIILMIAFIMITNYLVTQMEDLQTLPVVSFVVRISLICLILLFFGQILPRVWAAQNNIRFATYFAWFVSLIHATLEPVSDFFVGISGSIEARLFHRGAGPVNYHEIDEAIEMSVDPTASQEEKNILKGILKFGNITVKQIMRGRLDVNGIEYDSTFEEVIKQVADLHYSRLPVYKGNLDSIVGVIHTKDLLPHLDKGNKFDWHEVMRQPFFVHGHKLIEDLLSEFQSRRMHFAVVVDEFGGTSGIVTLEDIMEEVIGDIKDEFDEEEFNYSKLDNFTYVFEGKTMLNDVCRIMNIPPETFESVKGESDSLGGLILELAGKFPEENSVINYTNYDFTVLEVTKMRIQKVQVTIRPDAAQEA, encoded by the coding sequence ATGTCCTGTTTGTTACAAGTAAATACACCTATCGCTACGCCAAACATGGTGGTATTCCTACTTGTCATTTTTGTAATACTGCTGCTTACCTTTATCGTTTCCGGCGCAGAAGTAGCGTTCTTTTCCCTGAATTACAAGGACCTGAACGTGCTCAAAACACGACAGAACACCTCCGGCAAACTGATTACCAAGCTGCTGGAAAAACCAAAATCACTCCTGGCATCCCTCCAGATCGCCGGTATCATCCTCATGATCGCTTTCATTATGATCACCAACTACCTGGTGACCCAGATGGAAGACCTGCAAACACTGCCGGTAGTGTCCTTCGTGGTAAGGATATCCCTGATCTGCCTCATCCTCCTGTTTTTCGGACAGATACTCCCCCGCGTATGGGCTGCCCAGAACAATATCCGTTTCGCTACCTACTTCGCGTGGTTTGTCAGCCTCATCCATGCTACGCTGGAACCGGTCAGCGATTTCTTCGTAGGCATCAGTGGCAGCATTGAAGCCCGCCTGTTCCACCGCGGCGCCGGCCCTGTTAACTACCACGAAATCGACGAAGCCATCGAAATGAGCGTGGACCCGACCGCCTCCCAGGAAGAAAAAAATATCCTCAAAGGCATCCTCAAATTCGGCAATATCACCGTTAAACAGATCATGCGCGGCCGCCTCGATGTAAACGGCATCGAATACGACAGCACCTTCGAAGAAGTCATCAAACAGGTAGCAGACCTCCACTATTCCCGCCTCCCGGTGTACAAGGGCAACCTCGACAGCATCGTGGGCGTGATCCATACCAAAGACCTGCTCCCCCACCTCGATAAAGGCAATAAATTCGACTGGCACGAAGTAATGCGCCAGCCCTTCTTCGTTCACGGCCACAAACTGATCGAAGACCTCCTCTCCGAATTCCAGAGCAGACGCATGCACTTTGCCGTAGTAGTCGACGAATTCGGCGGTACCTCCGGTATCGTTACCCTCGAAGACATCATGGAAGAAGTCATCGGCGATATCAAAGACGAATTCGACGAAGAAGAATTCAACTATAGCAAACTGGACAACTTCACTTACGTTTTTGAAGGGAAAACCATGCTCAACGATGTTTGCCGCATCATGAACATCCCGCCGGAAACCTTCGAGTCAGTAAAAGGTGAAAGCGACTCCCTCGGAGGCCTTATCCTCGAACTGGCCGGAAAATTTCCGGAAGAAAACAGCGTTATCAATTATACCAACTACGATTTTACTGTACTGGAAGTCACTAAAATGCGCATCCAGAAAGTACAGGTCACCATACGGCCGGACGCCGCCCAGGAAGCGTAA
- a CDS encoding LutB/LldF family L-lactate oxidation iron-sulfur protein: protein MHQTASTFLEASEKKATDLGHRQTINFNIGKYNAAVKVGKQQFADLPVARERAKNIKWRAIEHLDNHLEEFEMNFTKRGGKVIWAETAEQVQQEILAICQAKQCKSIVKSKSMATEEVHLNDFLAQHNIECVETDLGEYIQQLDGEPPYHIVTPAMHKSKEDVARLFAEKLGTPPDLTPEQLTLVAREKLRQKYLEAEIGITGANFILADTGSVAVTENEGNARLSTAFPKTHIVLVGIEKVLPSVADLALFWPLLATYGTGQQVTAYNSIFSGPRQEGETDGPEEMYVILMDNGRTNILQDTAARESLYCIRCGSCLNACPVYKNIGGHSYATTYSGPIGSVITPHLKGMDNYMHLSFASSLCGNCTEVCPVRINLHELLLHNRQKAVEENHTSGGEKFAWFVWKQGCTSRKMMNMASGKMKNFFFRKFFAKSWGENRDLPVFAAKSFNQQWKERKS from the coding sequence ATGCATCAAACAGCCTCCACTTTTCTCGAAGCAAGTGAAAAAAAAGCGACAGATCTTGGTCACCGCCAGACGATCAACTTCAATATAGGAAAATACAACGCTGCTGTAAAAGTCGGCAAACAGCAGTTTGCCGATCTGCCGGTGGCGCGTGAACGGGCCAAGAATATCAAGTGGAGAGCGATCGAACACCTGGACAACCATCTTGAGGAGTTCGAAATGAATTTCACCAAACGTGGCGGTAAAGTAATCTGGGCGGAAACAGCGGAACAGGTGCAGCAGGAAATCCTCGCCATCTGCCAGGCCAAACAATGCAAAAGCATTGTCAAAAGCAAGTCCATGGCCACCGAGGAAGTACATCTCAACGACTTTCTGGCGCAACATAACATCGAATGCGTGGAAACCGACCTGGGAGAATACATTCAGCAGCTGGACGGTGAGCCGCCTTATCATATCGTAACACCGGCCATGCATAAGAGCAAGGAAGACGTGGCCCGCCTCTTTGCGGAAAAGCTGGGCACTCCTCCCGACCTCACCCCCGAACAGCTGACACTCGTAGCCCGCGAAAAACTCAGACAAAAATACCTTGAAGCTGAAATAGGCATCACCGGTGCCAACTTCATCCTGGCCGACACCGGCTCCGTAGCCGTTACGGAAAATGAAGGCAATGCCCGGCTCAGCACCGCTTTCCCGAAAACACATATCGTGTTGGTGGGCATTGAGAAAGTACTGCCCTCTGTGGCAGACCTGGCGCTGTTCTGGCCACTGCTGGCCACCTATGGTACCGGCCAGCAGGTAACTGCATACAACAGCATCTTCAGCGGTCCACGCCAGGAAGGGGAAACAGACGGCCCGGAAGAAATGTACGTGATCCTGATGGACAACGGCCGCACCAACATCCTCCAGGATACCGCCGCCCGCGAAAGTCTTTACTGCATCCGTTGCGGCTCCTGCCTCAACGCCTGCCCTGTCTATAAAAACATCGGCGGCCATAGCTACGCTACCACCTACAGCGGCCCTATCGGCTCTGTCATCACGCCGCATCTCAAAGGGATGGACAACTACATGCACCTCAGCTTCGCGTCCTCCCTCTGCGGTAATTGCACAGAAGTATGCCCCGTACGTATCAACCTGCATGAACTGCTGCTCCACAACCGTCAAAAGGCGGTAGAGGAAAACCATACCTCCGGCGGCGAGAAGTTTGCGTGGTTCGTATGGAAACAGGGATGTACCAGCCGCAAAATGATGAATATGGCCAGTGGTAAAATGAAGAATTTCTTCTTCCGCAAATTCTTCGCAAAAAGCTGGGGGGAAAACCGGGACCTTCCGGTGTTTGCAGCCAAATCCTTTAACCAGCAGTGGAAGGAACGTAAAAGTTAA
- a CDS encoding energy transducer TonB → MPDKHAHNKPAVSAELIRQYLAGELDDKAMHALERQALDDPFLADALEGYALHAPDQQVHQEDLADRLSRRVAQSQRSMAVVRPLYPRTAAAAAILLLLFTGGWFLFKTQNKAPEIAQADRASEVPVLDTSVPAPAPADAPEIAQLKPADSNDKKAAPAQQGEATALARTMEPAADISAKDERLVEKPLERRALKQSPPNAAFVVPAPAPAAIPPALAQSAPVITPTPAPVSAEKQQADIAAGRQDSVAVAYNNNKALEEVVLSGYGAARARKAAPVRNDSLTRNIPRDEQMSYALEGKVAGVNVDSETRRKGNKGRKPDTQPAPVNGRVAYEQYLLEHTANPGGFNGIVRIGFTVMPDSTLQDIKVIQSLNAACDAEAVRVVKEGPAWKPAADGKPANVTLEIIFRKKADQ, encoded by the coding sequence ATGCCTGACAAGCACGCACATAACAAACCTGCCGTAAGCGCCGAGCTGATCCGCCAATATCTGGCCGGGGAGCTGGATGACAAGGCCATGCACGCCCTGGAACGCCAGGCGCTGGATGACCCGTTCCTGGCCGACGCGCTGGAAGGTTATGCCCTGCACGCCCCGGACCAGCAGGTTCACCAGGAAGACCTGGCAGACCGGCTTTCCAGAAGGGTGGCGCAGTCGCAGCGCAGCATGGCAGTAGTGCGTCCGCTATATCCGCGTACGGCGGCAGCAGCGGCCATCCTGTTATTGCTCTTCACCGGCGGCTGGTTCCTGTTTAAAACACAAAACAAGGCCCCCGAAATAGCACAGGCAGACCGTGCATCTGAAGTGCCCGTACTGGACACATCAGTGCCTGCACCGGCTCCGGCCGACGCGCCGGAGATAGCCCAGCTGAAACCGGCAGATAGCAACGATAAAAAAGCGGCTCCTGCCCAACAGGGCGAGGCCACCGCTTTGGCCCGTACCATGGAGCCGGCAGCGGATATCAGCGCTAAAGACGAACGACTGGTGGAAAAACCGTTGGAACGGAGAGCATTAAAACAATCGCCGCCCAACGCAGCCTTCGTTGTGCCTGCACCGGCACCCGCAGCCATACCGCCGGCTTTAGCACAGTCTGCTCCGGTAATTACACCCACTCCGGCGCCTGTCAGCGCGGAGAAGCAACAGGCCGACATCGCGGCAGGCCGGCAGGATTCTGTTGCCGTGGCCTATAATAATAACAAAGCCCTGGAAGAGGTAGTGTTATCCGGATATGGAGCTGCCCGCGCCAGGAAAGCAGCGCCCGTGCGGAACGATTCCCTCACCCGGAACATTCCCCGGGACGAACAGATGAGCTATGCTTTAGAGGGTAAAGTAGCAGGGGTTAATGTTGACAGTGAAACGAGACGCAAGGGAAACAAAGGCCGGAAACCGGATACGCAGCCTGCGCCTGTCAACGGCCGCGTGGCTTACGAGCAATATCTTCTCGAACATACCGCTAACCCCGGAGGATTTAATGGCATTGTACGTATAGGGTTTACCGTTATGCCGGACAGCACGCTGCAGGACATTAAAGTGATCCAAAGCCTGAATGCTGCTTGTGATGCCGAAGCTGTCAGGGTCGTGAAAGAAGGCCCGGCGTGGAAGCCTGCTGCAGACGGGAAGCCCGCCAATGTTACATTGGAAATCATCTTCAGAAAAAAAGCAGACCAGTAA
- a CDS encoding single-stranded DNA-binding protein, which yields MRGVNKVILIGNLGRDPDVQFLEGNIAVAKFSLATTETFKDRAGKLISQTEWHTVVLWRGLAELAQKYLHKGSLVYIEGRLRTRSWEDKEGNKKFATEVVGDNLVMLDKRMDLNSSDHPIPHHSSSGTSTGDNFANNMEIPPSLNEPADDLPF from the coding sequence ATGAGAGGTGTTAATAAAGTAATTCTGATAGGCAATTTAGGCAGAGACCCGGATGTGCAGTTCCTCGAAGGTAATATCGCCGTGGCAAAATTTTCCCTGGCCACCACCGAAACCTTTAAAGACAGGGCGGGAAAACTCATTTCTCAAACCGAATGGCATACAGTAGTGCTGTGGCGCGGACTGGCAGAACTGGCGCAGAAATACCTGCACAAAGGCAGCCTGGTCTATATTGAAGGACGTTTGCGTACCCGCAGCTGGGAAGACAAGGAAGGCAACAAAAAATTTGCGACAGAAGTTGTAGGAGACAACCTGGTTATGCTGGACAAACGCATGGACCTCAACAGCTCAGACCACCCCATACCTCACCACAGCAGTTCAGGCACTTCAACCGGAGACAATTTCGCTAACAACATGGAAATTCCCCCTTCGCTGAATGAGCCCGCAGACGATCTGCCTTTTTAG
- a CDS encoding RNA polymerase sigma factor has product MAFIKQNIMQDAADADLVREYKASGSLELLAALYQRYMNLVYGVCLQYFDEEGSKDAVMQIFEELIDKLKRHEVQNFKSWLHVLSRNHCLMKLRSMKNKESLQVTIEENSPVMENGELAHHDHEVTLEDSLQSMEKCLETLPEEQKRSVNLFYLEEKSYREVAVITGYEMNKVKSYIQNGKRNLKICMEQQQHA; this is encoded by the coding sequence ATGGCCTTTATCAAGCAAAATATCATGCAGGATGCGGCAGACGCGGACCTTGTCCGGGAGTATAAAGCTTCCGGCAGTCTGGAGCTGCTGGCTGCCCTCTACCAGCGTTATATGAACCTGGTATATGGCGTATGCCTGCAATATTTTGATGAAGAGGGCAGCAAGGACGCCGTCATGCAGATCTTTGAGGAACTGATTGATAAGCTGAAGCGGCATGAGGTACAGAACTTTAAAAGCTGGCTGCATGTTTTATCGAGGAACCACTGCCTGATGAAGCTGCGGTCCATGAAAAACAAAGAGTCCCTTCAGGTGACCATAGAAGAAAATTCTCCGGTTATGGAAAACGGGGAATTGGCGCATCATGACCATGAAGTCACGCTGGAAGACAGTCTCCAGTCCATGGAAAAATGCCTGGAGACGTTGCCGGAAGAGCAAAAACGCAGCGTGAACCTGTTTTACCTGGAAGAAAAAAGCTACCGTGAGGTGGCCGTTATCACCGGATATGAAATGAATAAGGTGAAAAGCTATATCCAGAACGGGAAACGGAATCTTAAAATTTGTATGGAGCAACAACAACATGCCTGA
- a CDS encoding DUF3109 family protein — MIIIDDKYISDELVEEQFVCNLSACKGACCVAGDCGAPLDKDETKILKKIYPKIKSYLRQEGIEEIERTGTNTTDKEYGYVTPIVNNGICAYATIDDHGIVGCGIEKAYNDGVVDYKKPISCHLYPIRITKYESFEAVNYDRWDICKPACKNGRSLKVPVYRFLKEAITRKYGTEFYEVLDKIATKKY; from the coding sequence ATGATTATCATTGACGATAAATATATTAGTGACGAATTGGTGGAAGAGCAGTTTGTATGCAATCTGTCAGCCTGCAAAGGCGCCTGCTGCGTAGCCGGCGACTGCGGCGCCCCCCTGGACAAGGACGAGACTAAAATCCTGAAAAAAATCTACCCGAAAATCAAATCCTACCTCCGGCAGGAAGGCATCGAAGAAATTGAACGTACCGGCACCAACACCACCGATAAAGAATACGGATACGTGACGCCCATCGTGAACAATGGCATTTGCGCCTACGCCACCATCGACGATCATGGCATCGTAGGATGCGGCATCGAGAAAGCATACAACGACGGCGTGGTGGACTATAAAAAACCCATCTCCTGCCACCTCTATCCCATCCGGATCACAAAATACGAGTCGTTCGAAGCAGTCAACTACGACCGCTGGGATATCTGCAAACCCGCCTGCAAAAACGGCCGCTCCCTGAAAGTACCGGTGTACCGATTCCTGAAAGAGGCCATTACCAGAAAATACGGCACGGAATTTTATGAAGTGCTGGATAAAATTGCCACCAAGAAATACTAA
- the gldD gene encoding gliding motility lipoprotein GldD, which produces MPYFKGKGITLLSLLITILAVACNTPPTPKPRGFFLMKFPEKKYRTFDAPGYPYTFEYPVYANVVKDTSFFGEKPENPYWINIDFPTLNGKIYLSYKIIGKGNNFQQLVDDAYKMTYKHTYKAEYIDENTIHTPNHVAGTFYQVGGNAASAKQFYATDSLQHFLRGALYFYAPPQADSLAPVNAFLEKDMWHLVETLRWR; this is translated from the coding sequence ATGCCATACTTCAAAGGAAAGGGTATCACCCTCCTGTCCCTGCTGATCACTATCCTGGCTGTTGCCTGTAACACGCCGCCCACACCCAAGCCCAGGGGCTTCTTCCTGATGAAATTCCCGGAAAAAAAATACCGCACCTTCGATGCGCCCGGATACCCGTACACCTTCGAATACCCGGTCTACGCCAATGTGGTAAAAGACACTTCCTTTTTCGGCGAAAAACCGGAAAACCCTTACTGGATCAATATCGACTTCCCTACGCTCAACGGTAAAATATACCTCAGCTATAAAATCATCGGCAAAGGCAACAACTTCCAGCAACTGGTGGACGATGCCTACAAAATGACCTATAAACACACCTACAAAGCGGAATATATAGACGAAAACACTATCCATACGCCTAACCACGTAGCCGGCACCTTCTACCAGGTAGGCGGCAACGCGGCCTCCGCCAAACAGTTCTACGCCACCGACTCCCTGCAGCACTTCCTGCGGGGCGCGCTCTACTTTTACGCTCCCCCCCAGGCCGATTCCCTCGCGCCCGTCAACGCATTCCTCGAAAAAGATATGTGGCACCTGGTGGAAACCCTCCGCTGGAGATAA
- the purH gene encoding bifunctional phosphoribosylaminoimidazolecarboxamide formyltransferase/IMP cyclohydrolase has protein sequence MQKQIKSALISVFYKDNLENIVKKLGEQGVTIYSTGGTQKFIEEQGVKCVAVEDLTAYPSILGGRVKTLHPKVFGGILARRENPQDLEQLKQYEIPEIDLVIVDLYPFEETVKNTTEEQAIIEKIDIGGVSLIRAAGKNYKDVVIVASKDQYADLEKVLTENNGATSLQDRRNFAAKAFEVCANYDVAISQYFLNNEPADYFQVSVPQGQVNRYGENPHQRGVFYGNLNDIFNKLHGKELSFNNLVDVDAACQLIQEFTETTFAVIKHTNVCGIASRATLKEAWDAALAGDKESAFGGVLVCNQTIDKATAESINEIFFEILIAPGFDAEALAVLQTKKNRILLEQKQPVKSKYTFKNVLNGVLLQDNDNGNYKEWNDVGAQAATAAQKADLEFANIVCKHLKSNAIALVKDKQLIGKGCGQTSRIDALRHAIEKAGQFSFELKGAVMASDAFFPFDDCVRIAHEQGIEAVIQPGGSVRDNDSIEFCKQHGMAMVMTGMRHFRH, from the coding sequence ATGCAAAAGCAAATTAAATCAGCGCTGATCTCCGTTTTCTATAAAGATAACCTGGAGAACATTGTTAAAAAGTTAGGTGAACAAGGTGTGACCATCTATTCTACCGGTGGTACCCAAAAATTCATTGAGGAACAGGGCGTAAAATGTGTGGCAGTAGAAGATCTGACCGCTTACCCGTCTATCCTCGGCGGCCGTGTGAAAACGCTGCACCCTAAAGTATTTGGTGGTATCCTGGCCCGCCGCGAAAACCCGCAGGACCTGGAGCAGCTGAAACAGTATGAGATTCCGGAAATTGACCTCGTGATCGTAGACCTGTACCCGTTTGAGGAAACGGTGAAAAACACGACCGAAGAACAGGCGATCATCGAAAAGATTGACATCGGCGGCGTATCCCTGATCCGTGCTGCCGGTAAGAACTACAAAGATGTGGTGATCGTAGCTTCCAAAGACCAGTATGCAGACCTGGAAAAAGTGCTGACAGAAAACAATGGCGCCACTTCCCTGCAGGACCGCAGAAACTTTGCTGCTAAAGCTTTTGAAGTATGTGCCAACTATGATGTGGCCATCTCCCAATATTTCCTGAACAACGAACCTGCAGATTATTTCCAGGTGTCCGTTCCCCAGGGCCAGGTGAACCGTTACGGTGAAAATCCCCACCAGCGCGGTGTTTTCTATGGCAACCTGAACGACATCTTCAACAAACTGCATGGCAAGGAACTCTCCTTCAACAACCTGGTGGACGTAGACGCTGCCTGCCAGCTGATACAGGAATTTACCGAAACCACTTTTGCCGTTATCAAGCATACCAATGTATGCGGCATCGCTTCCCGCGCTACGCTGAAAGAAGCCTGGGACGCAGCGCTGGCCGGTGATAAGGAAAGCGCTTTCGGTGGCGTGCTGGTGTGCAACCAAACCATCGATAAAGCCACAGCTGAATCGATCAACGAGATCTTCTTCGAAATTCTGATCGCTCCGGGCTTTGACGCTGAAGCGCTGGCGGTACTGCAAACCAAGAAAAACCGTATCCTCCTGGAGCAGAAGCAACCGGTGAAAAGCAAGTACACGTTCAAAAATGTGCTGAACGGCGTATTGCTGCAGGACAACGATAACGGTAACTACAAAGAATGGAACGACGTGGGCGCACAGGCAGCTACCGCCGCCCAGAAAGCAGACCTGGAGTTCGCCAACATTGTGTGCAAACACCTGAAATCCAACGCTATCGCGCTGGTAAAAGATAAACAACTGATAGGTAAAGGCTGTGGCCAGACTTCCCGTATCGATGCGCTGCGCCATGCTATTGAGAAAGCCGGCCAGTTCAGCTTTGAGTTGAAAGGTGCGGTGATGGCTTCTGATGCTTTCTTCCCGTTTGACGATTGCGTACGCATTGCGCACGAACAGGGTATCGAAGCAGTGATACAGCCGGGTGGTTCCGTTCGTGACAACGATTCCATCGAGTTCTGCAAACAACATGGTATGGCAATGGTGATGACCGGTATGCGTCATTTCCGTCACTAA
- the mutY gene encoding A/G-specific adenine glycosylase has product MADSRLFFTEKLLEWNQLSNTRAMPWKGEKDPYRIWLSEIILQQTRVEQGLPYYQKFIEHYPTATKLAQAPEEEVFRLWQGLGYYARCKNMLAAAREIATSYKGKFPDTYEQIKALKGIGDYTAAAIASFGFHLPHAVLDGNVYRVLSRYFAIDTPIDTTAGKKQFSDLAQELLPPNQSAAYNQSIMDFGAVVCKPQQPACPTCPLNRKCLARQQQLVEVLPVKSKKLQIKKRYFNHFLVEFKDSIYIRKRTEKDIWQNLHEFILIETPEAAELDELRKNESFRKLFGNTAFTVTNVSAPQKQQLTHQTIYSRFFTLEIKQPLPANGHLLVSRKTLDKYAFPKTITAFLQSKKLQLF; this is encoded by the coding sequence ATGGCCGATTCCCGACTTTTTTTTACGGAAAAATTATTGGAATGGAACCAACTCAGCAATACGCGCGCCATGCCCTGGAAGGGTGAAAAAGACCCCTACCGGATATGGCTATCCGAAATCATACTCCAGCAAACCCGCGTGGAACAAGGATTACCCTACTATCAGAAATTTATTGAACACTATCCTACCGCCACCAAACTGGCCCAGGCCCCCGAAGAAGAAGTGTTCCGTCTCTGGCAGGGCCTCGGCTATTACGCCCGCTGTAAAAATATGCTGGCCGCCGCCCGCGAAATAGCCACCTCCTATAAAGGGAAATTCCCGGACACCTACGAACAGATCAAAGCCCTTAAAGGAATCGGCGACTACACCGCCGCCGCCATCGCCTCTTTCGGCTTTCACCTCCCCCATGCCGTGCTGGACGGCAACGTGTACCGCGTGCTCTCCCGCTACTTTGCCATCGACACCCCTATCGATACCACCGCCGGCAAAAAACAATTCAGCGACCTGGCGCAGGAACTGCTCCCCCCCAACCAGTCCGCCGCCTATAATCAAAGTATTATGGACTTCGGCGCCGTGGTCTGCAAACCCCAGCAACCCGCCTGCCCCACCTGCCCGCTCAACCGCAAATGCCTGGCCCGGCAACAGCAACTGGTGGAAGTGCTCCCCGTAAAGTCCAAAAAACTGCAGATCAAAAAACGTTATTTCAACCACTTCCTCGTGGAATTCAAAGACAGCATCTACATCCGGAAAAGGACAGAAAAAGATATCTGGCAGAACCTGCACGAATTTATCCTGATCGAAACGCCCGAAGCGGCAGAGCTCGATGAGCTTCGGAAAAATGAATCTTTCCGGAAGCTTTTCGGCAATACTGCCTTCACCGTAACCAACGTGTCGGCACCGCAAAAACAACAACTGACCCATCAAACCATCTACAGCCGCTTCTTTACCCTGGAAATAAAGCAGCCGCTACCGGCAAACGGACACCTGCTCGTTTCCCGTAAAACACTTGATAAATACGCGTTTCCAAAAACCATCACCGCATTTTTGCAAAGCAAAAAACTACAGCTGTTCTGA